From a single Candidatus Sulfotelmatobacter sp. genomic region:
- a CDS encoding BrnA antitoxin family protein, which produces MRKATKKTEVRFKRTVAQPLTAKQKRELSALAAMPYDQIDTSDIPELPPGAWKDAVRGRFYRPVKQAVSMRLDADVIAWLKKAGKGYQTRANQILRQRMLDELRRA; this is translated from the coding sequence ATGCGCAAGGCGACTAAAAAAACCGAAGTAAGATTCAAGAGAACCGTCGCGCAGCCCTTGACCGCGAAGCAGAAGAGGGAACTGTCAGCTCTGGCGGCCATGCCGTATGATCAGATCGACACCTCCGACATCCCGGAACTCCCGCCCGGAGCATGGAAAGACGCAGTACGAGGCCGGTTCTATCGTCCAGTGAAACAAGCCGTGTCCATGCGCCTCGACGCCGACGTGATCGCGTGGCTAAAGAAAGCCGGCAAAGGCTACCAAACCCGCGCCAACCAAATCCTCCGCCAGCGCATGCTGGACGAACTGCGGCGCGCGTGA
- the rpsO gene encoding 30S ribosomal protein S15 codes for MLAREHKKTLIDQYGTHPSDTGSPEVQIALLSERIGQLTEHFKTHQKDHGSRRGLLMLVSKRRSLLDYLKKYDSERYKTVITKLGIRK; via the coding sequence GTGTTAGCCAGAGAGCACAAAAAGACCCTCATCGACCAATACGGCACGCATCCCAGCGATACCGGCAGCCCTGAAGTCCAGATCGCGTTGCTCAGCGAACGCATTGGTCAATTGACGGAGCACTTCAAGACGCACCAGAAGGACCACGGCTCGCGCCGCGGCCTGCTTATGCTGGTCAGCAAGCGGCGTAGCTTGCTGGACTACCTGAAGAAATACGATTCCGAGCGCTATAAAACTGTCATTACGAAACTCGGCATCCGCAAGTAG
- the pnp gene encoding polyribonucleotide nucleotidyltransferase: MKPEATSVTVHLTGGKEISFETGKLAKQAGGSAVVRLGENVVLAAATSNPDPREGIDFFPLTVDYREYTYAGGRFPGGFIKREGRMSEREVLTSRQIDRPVRPMFAEGFKCETQVIAFVLSADSNNDPDVLGINAASAALTLSDIPFLGPIGAVRVGMINGAFVVNPTYDEMREGLLNIMVVGTADGIVMIESGAKEVKEETVVDAIEFGHTEIKKICAALSDLRAKVGKTKRTVEPPQFDDAYYNDLKKKVGAELTDALDTKKHPKAESYALVKDIKKKLQAELPPDDDEAKDKLKHYYETLRERIFREQVINQKRRPDARAFDEVREIWIEAGVLPRTHGSAIFTRGETQALVTTTLGTSDDMQRLEGFEGEAKKRFLLHYNFPPFSVGEVGFMRGAGRREIGHGALAERAVSTVLPTEDKWPYAMRVVSDILESNGSSSMATICGASIALMDAGVPLKAPVAGVAMGLVKEGDEYAILTDIAGAEDHYGDMDFKVAGTRDGITALQMDIKVAGITAQIMREALAQAQRGRMHILGKMEEVITTGREKISDYAPRFYTVQIPVDKIRDLIGPGGKMIRSIVEQTGVKIDVEDSGLVKVASSDQESAAKALQIIGDITATAEVGKTYLGKVTRLADFGAFVEILPGTDGLLHISEVAEHRIADVRDELKEGDQVLVKVLAVEGNRIRLSRKAILKEQRAKMGGGEAPPVDAGMAPAHGGDSDEPAPAMTGSLVIEGGGDFPDEPSDEPNFNRDGPPHVSAGGGDRPPRRDGGGDRGRGGRPGGGGGRGRGRGGRPGGGGGDRGRGGRPGGGGGGGGRH; the protein is encoded by the coding sequence ATGAAACCAGAAGCAACCAGCGTCACCGTACATCTCACCGGCGGCAAAGAAATTTCATTTGAAACCGGAAAGCTCGCCAAACAAGCTGGCGGATCGGCCGTGGTGCGCCTCGGCGAGAACGTCGTGCTCGCCGCCGCAACTTCCAATCCGGATCCGCGCGAAGGCATCGACTTCTTCCCGCTCACCGTCGACTATCGCGAATACACCTACGCTGGCGGACGTTTCCCCGGCGGCTTCATCAAGCGCGAAGGCCGCATGAGCGAGCGCGAAGTGCTTACCAGCCGCCAGATCGATCGACCGGTGCGTCCGATGTTTGCCGAAGGATTTAAGTGCGAGACGCAGGTCATCGCCTTCGTGCTTTCCGCGGACAGTAATAACGACCCTGACGTTCTCGGCATCAACGCCGCCTCTGCCGCTTTGACACTTTCGGACATTCCATTTCTCGGACCGATCGGCGCGGTGCGCGTGGGCATGATCAATGGCGCGTTCGTGGTGAATCCCACGTATGACGAAATGCGCGAGGGACTGCTGAACATCATGGTCGTCGGAACCGCCGACGGCATCGTGATGATCGAGTCTGGCGCGAAAGAAGTGAAGGAAGAGACAGTCGTTGACGCGATCGAGTTCGGCCATACCGAAATCAAAAAGATCTGCGCCGCGCTGAGCGATCTGCGCGCGAAAGTCGGCAAGACGAAGCGCACCGTCGAGCCTCCGCAATTCGACGACGCGTACTACAACGATCTGAAAAAGAAAGTCGGCGCCGAACTCACCGACGCGCTCGACACGAAGAAGCATCCCAAGGCAGAAAGCTACGCGCTCGTCAAAGATATCAAGAAAAAGCTGCAAGCGGAGTTGCCGCCGGACGATGACGAAGCCAAGGACAAACTCAAGCATTATTACGAGACGCTGCGTGAGCGCATTTTCCGCGAGCAGGTAATCAATCAGAAGCGGCGTCCGGATGCGCGGGCATTCGACGAAGTCCGCGAAATCTGGATCGAAGCCGGCGTCCTGCCCAGAACCCACGGCAGCGCCATCTTCACCCGCGGCGAAACCCAAGCCCTGGTTACAACCACTCTCGGTACCAGCGACGACATGCAGCGCCTGGAAGGCTTCGAAGGCGAAGCCAAGAAAAGATTTCTCTTACATTATAATTTTCCTCCGTTTTCGGTGGGAGAGGTTGGGTTTATGCGGGGAGCGGGCCGGCGCGAGATTGGGCATGGGGCGCTGGCGGAGCGGGCCGTGTCGACTGTGTTGCCGACCGAAGACAAATGGCCTTATGCGATGCGCGTGGTTTCCGACATTCTGGAGTCGAATGGATCATCGTCAATGGCAACCATCTGCGGCGCGTCGATTGCGCTGATGGATGCGGGCGTTCCGTTGAAGGCTCCCGTGGCCGGAGTTGCAATGGGACTGGTGAAGGAAGGCGACGAGTACGCCATCCTGACCGACATAGCGGGCGCGGAAGATCATTACGGCGACATGGACTTCAAAGTTGCCGGGACCAGAGACGGCATCACGGCGCTACAAATGGATATTAAAGTTGCCGGCATCACGGCGCAGATCATGCGCGAGGCGCTGGCGCAGGCGCAGCGGGGAAGGATGCACATCCTCGGCAAGATGGAGGAAGTGATCACGACGGGGCGCGAGAAGATTTCCGATTACGCGCCGCGCTTCTACACCGTGCAAATTCCGGTCGACAAGATTCGCGACCTGATCGGGCCGGGCGGCAAGATGATTCGCTCGATCGTGGAGCAGACCGGCGTGAAGATCGACGTGGAGGATTCCGGGCTGGTGAAGGTGGCGTCGAGCGACCAGGAATCGGCGGCGAAGGCGCTCCAGATTATCGGCGACATTACGGCGACGGCCGAGGTAGGAAAAACCTATCTCGGGAAGGTTACGCGGCTGGCCGACTTTGGCGCGTTCGTCGAGATTCTGCCGGGCACCGACGGGTTGCTGCACATCAGCGAAGTGGCCGAGCATCGCATTGCCGATGTGCGCGACGAACTGAAAGAGGGCGATCAGGTTCTGGTGAAGGTGCTGGCGGTGGAAGGCAACCGCATCCGGCTATCGCGCAAAGCGATTCTGAAAGAGCAGCGGGCGAAGATGGGCGGCGGCGAGGCTCCGCCCGTTGATGCTGGGATGGCGCCCGCGCATGGTGGCGATAGTGACGAGCCGGCGCCGGCCATGACGGGTTCGCTGGTGATCGAGGGCGGCGGAGATTTTCCGGATGAGCCGAGCGACGAGCCGAATTTCAATCGCGATGGACCGCCGCACGTGAGTGCCGGCGGCGGCGATCGGCCTCCGCGCCGGGATGGCGGCGGAGATCGCGGACGCGGCGGGCGACCTGGCGGCGGAGGCGGACGCGGCCGGGGACGTGGCGGACGTCCGGGCGGCGGTGGTGGCGACCGCGGGCGGGGCGGGCGTCCGGGCGGCGGCGGTGGTGGCGGGGGACGGCACTAG
- a CDS encoding DUF5818 domain-containing protein, which yields MKTRIQSLSFLATLAVVLGMISWGSMLNAQSTPSSSSPADQAQPAPTPDTPPTQQPAPTPAPDATTPSQEAPSAAPSQTPSQTPDQTQTPDSKPDTSATPNATDTPSAAGTQTFSGTVEKSGDKYVLKTDSGKTYDIDHQDDVKKFDGKRVRVQGKLDASGTMIQVK from the coding sequence GTGAAAACACGGATTCAGTCACTTTCATTTCTCGCCACCCTGGCAGTCGTCCTCGGTATGATCTCCTGGGGCAGCATGCTAAATGCGCAATCGACTCCATCGAGTTCCAGCCCGGCCGATCAGGCTCAGCCGGCGCCGACGCCAGATACTCCGCCTACACAACAGCCTGCTCCGACACCAGCGCCTGATGCTACGACTCCTTCGCAGGAAGCGCCTTCCGCGGCTCCTTCGCAGACTCCTTCGCAAACTCCGGATCAGACGCAGACGCCGGACTCGAAGCCGGACACTTCGGCCACCCCGAATGCGACCGATACGCCGAGCGCAGCCGGCACGCAGACGTTCTCCGGTACGGTTGAGAAGTCTGGCGACAAGTATGTGCTGAAGACCGATTCGGGCAAGACCTATGACATCGATCATCAGGACGATGTGAAGAAGTTTGACGGCAAGCGCGTCCGAGTACAGGGCAAGCTGGATGCCAGCGGCACAATGATTCAGGTGAAGTAG
- a CDS encoding choice-of-anchor tandem repeat GloVer-containing protein, whose product MFGMSSVGNAAAFKVLYTFGTSGSSDAALPEGPMIMDAAGNLYGTTVGGGLYGGGTVFELVKNSTGSWTEKILYNFKDGADGGLPLGTIVFDAEGNLYGAASQGGLVDQNCTIGCGVVFELTPSSGEWTETVLYTFTGIPDGGMPSGVVMDAAGNLYGTTTIGGVANACSLGCGTVFKLIKADAWKKEILHTFFNYPVDGAYPIGGVVFDAKGNLYGTTDVGGLSGGFEADGTVFELSPGAYGTWTESILHTFCYRSVFCGDGNGPEAGVTLANGKIFGTTNNGGPSAEGTVFQLIPENKGWSVSYFDFDDLDGLGPMAPLLFLNQKFYGVTSQGGISNGACALINGNGVIFEVAQRAQRMKENVIYEFTGGNDGCGPSAGLVADAAGNLYGTSFQGGPANGGAVFEVTP is encoded by the coding sequence ATGTTTGGAATGAGCAGCGTGGGGAATGCCGCCGCTTTCAAGGTGCTCTACACATTCGGCACATCCGGGAGTTCCGACGCGGCGCTGCCGGAGGGTCCAATGATCATGGACGCCGCCGGAAATCTTTACGGGACCACCGTCGGCGGGGGACTCTATGGTGGCGGAACGGTCTTTGAGCTGGTGAAGAATTCGACTGGAAGCTGGACGGAGAAGATTCTCTACAACTTCAAAGACGGCGCGGATGGCGGGTTGCCGCTGGGAACGATCGTGTTCGATGCGGAAGGAAATCTGTATGGGGCTGCGTCGCAGGGAGGACTGGTCGATCAGAACTGCACGATCGGTTGCGGAGTGGTGTTTGAGCTGACGCCGTCCTCGGGCGAGTGGACCGAGACTGTGCTGTACACATTTACCGGAATACCGGATGGAGGAATGCCGAGCGGCGTAGTGATGGACGCTGCGGGAAATCTGTATGGTACGACCACGATCGGGGGCGTGGCCAATGCTTGTTCCCTGGGCTGCGGCACGGTGTTCAAATTGATCAAGGCCGACGCTTGGAAGAAAGAAATCCTTCACACATTTTTCAATTATCCGGTTGACGGGGCTTACCCGATTGGGGGAGTGGTATTTGACGCCAAGGGCAACCTTTACGGCACGACCGACGTCGGCGGGTTGTCCGGAGGTTTTGAAGCCGACGGCACAGTCTTTGAGTTATCGCCAGGCGCTTATGGAACGTGGACGGAGAGTATTCTCCATACTTTCTGCTACAGATCGGTTTTTTGCGGCGACGGAAATGGACCAGAAGCGGGAGTGACTTTGGCGAACGGGAAGATTTTCGGCACCACGAATAACGGCGGCCCGAGCGCCGAAGGGACGGTGTTTCAGCTAATACCGGAGAACAAAGGGTGGTCAGTCAGTTACTTCGATTTCGACGACCTCGACGGACTGGGCCCAATGGCTCCGCTCTTGTTTCTGAACCAAAAATTCTATGGGGTTACGTCGCAAGGGGGGATTTCGAATGGAGCTTGTGCGTTGATAAATGGCAACGGAGTGATTTTCGAGGTTGCGCAGCGAGCACAACGCATGAAAGAGAATGTGATCTATGAGTTCACGGGCGGAAATGACGGCTGCGGTCCGAGTGCCGGATTGGTGGCGGATGCGGCCGGGAATTTGTACGGCACGTCGTTTCAGGGCGGCCCGGCGAACGGCGGCGCGGTGTTTGAAGTGACGCCGTGA
- the recO gene encoding DNA repair protein RecO — translation MALRESEAIVLRSYPLREADLLVTLFTRVEGKVRGVARSAKKSKRRFGGALEPLTYVRAFYDVRERQELARLDSCEVLESPMASEVSYARAVALGHIAELLDELLPDHEANDAIFRLTLSVLHVLNGPEIWMPITYFDLWLTRLVGFLPELTECTVCGRSLNGSRAYYHALADGLMCPDDKRLASSEISSDSRTLAAQMFRAPVENVSATPWPKSQAADLRKFLIQILQRHLEKKLVTAGMLEKGGF, via the coding sequence ATGGCCTTGCGAGAGTCAGAAGCGATTGTGCTGCGCAGCTATCCGCTGCGCGAGGCCGATCTGCTGGTTACGCTGTTCACGCGCGTGGAGGGCAAAGTTCGTGGTGTGGCGCGGTCGGCCAAGAAATCCAAACGGCGCTTCGGCGGAGCCCTCGAACCGCTGACGTATGTGCGTGCGTTTTACGATGTCCGCGAGCGCCAGGAATTGGCGCGCCTCGATTCCTGCGAAGTTCTCGAATCTCCCATGGCGTCGGAGGTCAGCTACGCGCGGGCCGTCGCCCTGGGCCACATTGCCGAATTGCTGGACGAACTTCTCCCCGACCATGAGGCCAACGATGCGATCTTTCGTCTCACACTTTCCGTGTTGCACGTTCTGAACGGGCCCGAAATCTGGATGCCCATCACGTACTTCGATTTGTGGTTGACGCGACTGGTCGGCTTTCTTCCGGAGTTGACGGAGTGCACGGTTTGCGGCCGCAGCCTGAACGGCAGCCGCGCCTATTATCACGCGCTGGCCGACGGCCTGATGTGTCCTGACGACAAACGCCTGGCCTCGTCCGAAATCTCCAGCGACTCGCGCACGCTGGCGGCGCAGATGTTTCGCGCCCCAGTAGAGAATGTTTCAGCGACGCCGTGGCCGAAGTCGCAAGCCGCCGACCTGCGGAAATTTCTGATTCAAATCCTGCAGCGCCATTTGGAAAAAAAACTAGTCACGGCGGGGATGCTGGAGAAAGGCGGATTTTAG
- a CDS encoding cytochrome c — MSERNRISLRIPAAVVVLFLICLCNTNQKASVVAAAKPTASILEMNTIPRTPERLARGKYLVEGLLQCWGCHSEIDFTKRPAVPVRGKTGGGFVFPNAEMDLPEPNRVVAPNISPDPDYGAGKWKDADFVRALRRGIGHDGRTLSPLMPYAFFRNLSDEDLASAIVYVRSVAPVHIERPKIVLTDDIRKTFQPLPQASSVPQPDKSDRVAYGKYLVNAGHCAACHTPTDEQGNPIPGMDLAGGQVLTGPWGPDPVKMVSVASLNLTPDPSGIGYFDEKMFITTIRTGSVQARPLSNIMPWGFFRNLTDDDLKSIFAYLRTLKPVCHRVDNTEEARYCKVCKSKHGFGDKN, encoded by the coding sequence ATGAGCGAGCGGAACAGGATATCCCTGCGGATTCCTGCGGCTGTGGTTGTGCTTTTCCTTATCTGTCTCTGTAACACCAACCAAAAAGCGTCGGTCGTTGCTGCCGCCAAGCCTACGGCATCGATTCTGGAAATGAACACGATCCCGCGCACGCCGGAGCGACTGGCGCGCGGCAAGTACTTGGTCGAAGGCCTGCTGCAGTGTTGGGGATGCCACTCCGAGATCGATTTCACCAAGCGCCCGGCGGTGCCGGTGCGGGGCAAGACCGGCGGCGGCTTCGTCTTTCCCAACGCTGAAATGGATCTGCCGGAGCCGAATCGCGTAGTGGCGCCGAACATCTCTCCCGATCCGGATTACGGCGCGGGGAAATGGAAGGACGCGGATTTTGTGCGCGCGCTGCGCCGCGGCATTGGTCATGATGGGCGAACTCTTTCCCCCCTGATGCCCTACGCGTTTTTCCGCAACCTCTCCGACGAGGACTTAGCGTCGGCGATCGTCTACGTGCGCTCGGTAGCCCCAGTGCACATCGAGCGGCCGAAGATCGTCCTCACCGACGACATTCGGAAAACTTTTCAGCCGCTGCCACAGGCGTCGTCGGTGCCGCAGCCGGATAAGTCGGACCGGGTTGCGTACGGGAAATATCTGGTGAATGCAGGGCATTGCGCCGCTTGCCATACGCCCACGGACGAGCAGGGCAATCCGATTCCTGGGATGGACCTCGCCGGTGGCCAGGTACTCACCGGGCCCTGGGGGCCAGATCCGGTCAAGATGGTTTCCGTGGCTTCGCTCAACTTGACGCCCGATCCCTCGGGCATAGGATATTTCGACGAAAAGATGTTCATCACAACCATTCGCACTGGATCGGTGCAGGCGCGTCCGTTGTCGAATATTATGCCCTGGGGATTTTTTCGCAATTTGACTGACGACGACTTGAAGTCCATCTTCGCTTACCTCAGAACTCTGAAACCTGTGTGCCACCGCGTGGACAATACCGAAGAAGCGCGTTACTGCAAGGTCTGTAAGAGCAAGCACGGGTTTGGCGACAAGAATTGA
- a CDS encoding glycine--tRNA ligase subunit alpha — protein MTPATSNPLTFQELILRLQAFWAERGCVLQQPYDVEVGAGTMAPETFLRVLGPKPYKVAYVQPSRRPADGRYGENPNRLFKHMQLQVILKPPPENVQELYLESLGAIGIDLRQHDIKFEEDNWEAPTLSAWGVGWQVMLDGLEITQFTYFQQCGGVDLFPISAELTYGLERIGAFLQDVDSIYDIVWAREPDTGAVVKYGDVRLAEEQQFSVYNFELADVAKAWQHFDLCEAECKELIQEYAALAGNKASGDGVLCNKQRFPLLGAYDLCLKCSHLFNILDARGAISVTERVGVIARVRALAVGIAKAWVDQQKSEAAAASEKSDEPEPVREKKPKAKKEALSPVVS, from the coding sequence ATGACTCCAGCCACTTCCAACCCGCTTACGTTTCAGGAACTCATCCTGCGCCTGCAGGCATTTTGGGCGGAGCGCGGATGCGTGTTGCAGCAGCCTTATGACGTGGAAGTGGGCGCAGGGACCATGGCTCCGGAGACTTTTCTCCGCGTGCTGGGGCCGAAGCCTTACAAGGTTGCGTACGTGCAGCCATCGCGGCGCCCAGCGGACGGGCGCTACGGCGAGAATCCCAACCGGCTATTCAAGCACATGCAGTTGCAGGTAATTCTGAAGCCGCCGCCGGAGAACGTGCAGGAGTTATATCTGGAGTCTCTGGGTGCGATTGGCATCGATCTGCGCCAGCATGACATCAAGTTCGAAGAAGACAACTGGGAAGCGCCGACGCTCAGCGCGTGGGGCGTGGGTTGGCAGGTCATGCTCGACGGGCTGGAGATCACGCAGTTTACTTATTTTCAGCAATGCGGCGGTGTGGATCTGTTTCCGATTTCTGCGGAGCTAACGTACGGCCTCGAGCGCATCGGCGCGTTCTTGCAGGATGTGGACTCGATCTACGACATCGTGTGGGCGCGCGAGCCGGATACTGGCGCGGTGGTGAAATACGGCGACGTGCGGCTGGCGGAGGAGCAACAGTTCTCCGTCTACAACTTCGAGTTGGCCGATGTGGCGAAGGCGTGGCAACACTTCGATTTGTGTGAGGCGGAGTGCAAGGAGCTGATCCAAGAGTATGCAGCATTGGCAGGAAACAAGGCGAGCGGGGACGGGGTCCTGTGCAACAAACAAAGATTTCCGCTGCTGGGGGCCTACGATCTGTGTTTGAAGTGCTCGCACCTGTTCAACATTCTCGATGCGCGTGGTGCGATTTCGGTAACCGAGCGCGTCGGTGTGATCGCGCGTGTGCGAGCGTTGGCGGTCGGGATCGCGAAGGCCTGGGTGGATCAGCAGAAGAGCGAAGCGGCTGCTGCGTCGGAAAAATCCGACGAGCCCGAACCTGTGCGTGAGAAAAAACCGAAGGCGAAGAAAGAAGCGCTGTCGCCGGTTGTTAGTTAG
- the glyS gene encoding glycine--tRNA ligase subunit beta, with amino-acid sequence MPDFLLEIGCEEIPARMIAAASEELRSRVAALLTRERLAGGEVIHFDSPRRLAVLAGGIAASQADVVEQVTGPSVSVAYKEGQPTAAAHAFAKKSGVEVTQLERVITPKGEYIAARVTKKGRSAAEILAEGLPKELSTIYWPKNMYWQKSNERFVRPVRWLVAMLDEETIPIEFDGIRAGKNSRGHRILKPGEVTIPRAGPAYFDLLRGAKVLGRDEREHQIRKALDAATRAIPGARWREDKALLDTVVNLTEFPSAILGSFDPQFLELPEEVLVTVMRDHQKYFAVEDAEGKLAPHFLAVLNTDSDSQGLIRHGNERVLRARFNDARFFWQTDQKKSLLERLDLLKHVTFQKDLGSYFDKTQRVQRLCSWLSEILKHAGITVRPGVIHKAACLSKADLTTELVKEFTELQGVVGGLYARVQQLDDSLPEATRMAIADAIYDHYKPESTDDEVPRSLEGAVLSIGDKADTIAGMFALGLVPSGSKDPFALRRQANGIVKVLAEKKLPLRLGELMRDARAGYQRSEAEKKFVAEEKYSESIASFFRERLEFYLRDVCGYAYDVVKAVLAADWEDVVDAVRRAEAVKQVLHMPEFQAIGAACKRIRNILRQSEEKGIAPAARFQALPGSAEEEKSLIAYLERTGVRVEEHRRKKEYLDALRLLSTAREPVDAFFDKVMVMVDDERVRANRLALLQTLLKEFSTIADFSEIVTEGKA; translated from the coding sequence ATGCCAGACTTTCTATTAGAAATCGGGTGCGAAGAGATTCCGGCGCGGATGATTGCGGCGGCGTCGGAGGAGTTGCGGTCACGCGTGGCTGCGTTGTTAACTCGGGAGCGACTGGCGGGAGGCGAGGTCATACATTTCGATTCGCCGCGCCGGCTGGCGGTGTTGGCGGGCGGCATCGCCGCATCGCAGGCCGACGTGGTCGAGCAAGTTACGGGGCCGTCGGTCAGCGTCGCATATAAAGAGGGGCAGCCGACGGCCGCGGCTCATGCGTTCGCCAAAAAATCCGGCGTCGAGGTAACGCAGCTCGAACGAGTGATCACGCCGAAGGGCGAATACATCGCGGCGAGAGTCACAAAAAAAGGGCGTAGCGCGGCGGAGATTCTTGCCGAGGGCCTGCCCAAAGAACTCTCCACCATCTACTGGCCGAAGAATATGTATTGGCAGAAGTCGAACGAACGCTTTGTTCGTCCGGTGCGCTGGTTGGTGGCAATGCTGGATGAAGAAACGATTCCGATAGAGTTCGACGGGATTCGCGCTGGGAAGAACTCGCGCGGACATCGCATTCTGAAACCTGGCGAAGTGACGATCCCGCGCGCAGGGCCGGCCTATTTTGATTTGCTGCGAGGGGCAAAGGTGCTGGGACGTGACGAGCGCGAGCATCAGATTCGTAAGGCGCTTGATGCTGCGACGCGCGCCATTCCCGGCGCGCGCTGGCGCGAAGATAAGGCATTGCTCGATACCGTAGTGAATCTCACGGAATTTCCGTCGGCGATTCTGGGAAGTTTCGATCCCCAGTTTCTGGAATTGCCGGAAGAAGTTCTGGTCACGGTGATGCGCGACCACCAGAAATATTTTGCGGTGGAAGATGCGGAGGGAAAACTGGCTCCGCATTTCCTGGCCGTGCTGAATACTGACAGCGATTCGCAAGGACTTATCCGCCACGGCAACGAACGCGTGCTGCGAGCGCGCTTCAATGACGCGCGATTTTTCTGGCAGACCGATCAGAAGAAATCTCTACTTGAACGACTCGACCTGCTGAAACACGTTACCTTTCAAAAAGACCTGGGGAGTTACTTCGACAAGACGCAGCGCGTGCAGCGACTGTGCAGTTGGTTGAGCGAAATTCTTAAACATGCGGGCATCACGGTGCGCCCGGGCGTGATTCACAAGGCGGCATGCCTTTCGAAGGCGGATCTGACTACCGAACTGGTAAAAGAATTTACCGAGTTGCAGGGCGTTGTGGGCGGGCTCTATGCGCGGGTGCAGCAACTGGACGATAGTTTGCCGGAAGCGACGCGGATGGCGATCGCGGATGCGATTTACGACCACTACAAGCCGGAGTCGACGGACGACGAGGTGCCGCGATCGCTCGAAGGCGCCGTGCTGTCGATCGGCGACAAGGCCGATACGATTGCCGGAATGTTTGCGCTGGGGTTGGTGCCGAGCGGATCGAAGGATCCGTTTGCACTACGGCGGCAGGCCAATGGGATCGTGAAAGTTCTCGCGGAAAAGAAATTGCCGTTGCGGCTGGGCGAACTGATGCGCGATGCGCGCGCGGGATATCAGCGGTCGGAGGCGGAGAAGAAGTTTGTTGCGGAGGAAAAGTATTCCGAGTCGATTGCGAGCTTCTTCCGCGAGCGGCTGGAGTTTTATCTGCGCGATGTATGCGGGTATGCCTACGATGTGGTGAAAGCCGTGCTGGCGGCGGATTGGGAAGACGTCGTGGACGCGGTGCGGCGGGCTGAGGCGGTGAAGCAGGTATTGCATATGCCGGAGTTTCAGGCGATTGGCGCAGCGTGCAAGCGCATACGGAATATTCTTAGGCAGTCGGAAGAGAAGGGAATTGCGCCGGCGGCAAGATTTCAAGCTCTGCCGGGTTCGGCCGAAGAAGAGAAGAGCTTAATCGCGTATCTGGAACGGACAGGCGTTCGCGTGGAAGAGCACCGGCGCAAGAAGGAGTATCTAGACGCGCTGCGGTTGCTGTCGACCGCACGGGAACCGGTGGACGCGTTCTTCGACAAAGTGATGGTGATGGTCGATGACGAACGAGTGCGGGCGAACCGATTGGCTTTGTTGCAGACATTGTTGAAGGAGTTTTCGACGATCGCGGATTTTTCCGAGATCGTGACGGAAGGGAAGGCGTAA